The genome window GTAGCTTTCAGTAGAATTAACAACCAGATCGTTGTGAAGAAGGCTGATCCGGTTCAGTTTGAAACATACAACGTAAGCGGAGTTGTCCGTGATGGTTTGACGCACGAGCCGCTTGTCTTCACTACTATTGTTATGAAGGGGACACAACAAGGAATTGCAACAGACGCGAAGGGAAAGTTCTTGTTAAACCTGCCGCAAGGAAACGACACACTCCGCGTTAGCTATGTTGGATATCAAACAGAAGAAATTCCCATTACTGTAAACAAGGATATTCAACTTTCAATTAATCTTTTTGCCATGGATGTCCTTTTGCAGGATGTGACTATCTATGCGTATCAGGGAAGCGATAACGAACTTGCGAATACAAGCGCGCTTTCTCTGCAAAGTGAAAAAATCAAAACCAGCACATCGATATTCCCAGATGTTCTGCGAAGCGTGCAAATGCTCCCGGGGGTTTCGACGAACAATGAATTCAACGCCAAGTTTAATGTGCGCGGGGGAAATCCAGATGAGAATCTTGTACTCGTGAATGGCACTCAAGTGTACGATCCTTATCACATGAAGGAGGCAGGAAATTACAGTATTGGTATTCTGAATACAGACATGGTCAATAAGATGGATCTGATGACGGGGGGATTTCCGGCAAGGTACGGGGACAAAATGAGTTCGGTTCTCAATGTTGAATATCGTGAAGGAAACAAAGAACGATATACAGGAGCAGCAAGCTTAAGTTTGACTGACGTTGATGTCCTCGCAGAGGGACCGCTCAATGAGAAAGGATCATTTATTATTGGCGCGAGAAAGACATATTTGGAATATATATTTAAACTTGCCAACCAGAAGGCAGACGTTGTTCCCACATTCTATGATATTCAAGGTGTCGTTGACTTTGCATTGAATTCAGGTCATAAATTGCTCTTCAAATTTATCAATGCAGGAGATGAATTTACAGAGAGTCCTACAACAAAGCGCAGTGGACCCAACCGATATTATTCTACCAGCGATGGTTTCACACATACAGAACAATGGGACGATTCAACTGATTCTCACGGGCAATACTATAGTACGCTTCTCGCACTCCAAAGTGTGAACATCCTATCGTCATCGACGATTTTAAAAACAGAACTCTCGATGTACGATGAACGTGAAAACGAACGATCTCGATACAATCATTGGCATCAATATCTTGCCGATGGACGAGGATATTTCTTTTTCTATTATACACATACTGATCAGCAGTATAATAATAATCTTCTTATTCGTACGATTGAATTGAATTCGACGCTTGATCAGCAGCTCTCACCATGTTATTGGATTAAAACAGGTTTGAGTTATCAGCATATCACGTATAACGAAGATCAAATATTTCAACGTACGATAGACCAGACTGCCAATTTTGATTATAATCATAATAATTATGGGAATTATCCGGATACGAACTTCAGTCACCAAATTGATAATCAGAATGATGCTTTAGACAATCAGATGAATACACAGTCATTGAAATTCGCGGGGTATGTTGAAAATGTTGTTCAGTTAAACGATCACTTTCTTCTGAATATAGGTGGCCGATTTGATTATTTCGATTTGAACAAGGAGCTTACATGGAGCCCGCGAATTAATCTCGCGTATCAAATTGGAGGAGGACTTACGATACGAGGTGCGTGGGGAGATTACTACCAATCACCAAACTATCGTCAGGTGGCATATCCAGTTGCATCTGATACGAATACTCAATCTCAGAAAGCAATTCATTATGTCCTGGGTGTTGATTATGCTGTAAGTTTTGACCCTGAAGAACGAAGCTTTTTAAAATTGAAGGTGGAATGTTTCTCCAAGAAATATGAAAATCTTATGAGTGCAATGCAGACAAGCTACGGGTATGTCTATTACTCGCGAAAGAATGATGCGGTTGGAGAATCGAAAGGACTAGATATGTACCTGATGTATTCGGTACCCGGTTTTTATGGATGGATGAGTTATAGTTATCTGGAGGCGATGCAAGATATAGTGAATGATCATTATGGCTCTTTCCCCCGGAATACTGATCAACGACATACACTTGCCATCGTAGGAGATTTAGAACTTGGGAGTGCATGGAACCTTGCAATGCGTTATACGTACGGAAGTGGATATCCCTACACACCATTGTCTGCCCATCTCAATAGTACTGGTGGTAATTGGGATTGGATTTCAGGTGCACCGAACTCAGAACGATTGCCATCGTATCGCTGCATGGATATACGAATTACGAAAAGTTTCGGGCTATTCGGACTTGCTACATCGGCTTTTCTGGATGTGAGCAATTTACTCATGGCTAAAAATATTATTACCTATCATTATTATATTGAAAATAATCAATCGGCGAAAGATGGTGTGAATTTACCGCCGATTATTCCATCGATAGGAATATCGGCACGGTTCTGATATTGTTTTCGACAAAGATAGCAGGGAGACTTAGAGCAAACTTGTCGTTAAGAATGAAATCCTTCTTTTGATAATCGTTCGGTTTTTGTGTATTTTATTTACCACATGAACCGAGAATTGGAAAAAAGCACAATGATCTTTATACTATTTGAGCAAAAGGGTTTTTTTTGTCTCGATATAAGCTCCAGCCTGAAGACGATAAAAATAGACACCACTTGGCATTCCGTTCGTATTCCATTTCTTTGTATAGCTTCCTGCTGACATTTCTTCTGAGACAATTGTTGTCACTTGTCTTCCTATTCCATCATATACTTTGAGTGAAACAAAAGATTGATAAGGGAGATCAAACTGTATTGCCGTAGATGGATTAAATGGATTTGGATAATTTTGGTGAAGACGGAATTTATCAATCTGCACAGCACCGGCAAAAATTCCATTGGGTGCAGATTCAGTGATTTTCAAATGCTGCTTGACACCCACGTTTGTTTGTATCGTCCTCTGTCTGGAAGGCCATTCAATGATGAGCGAATCAATCTGGGTTGCATTCCCCAATCCAAAGTGGACCTCAAGATTTTGTCCGCAATACCCTGATTGTCCGGAGACGTCACGAACTTGCCAGATGGAATTCCCATTCACTATCGCTTTTGCTTTTACCAGTGCGCCAATTGCAGAAAAATTCGATATCCTTCCAATCAACTGTATCGTGAGCCATGAATTATCATTTCCTTCATTTCTATAAAGCGAATTGTTTTGATTCCCTCCGAAACAATTTGCTGTAAAAATATCAAGGTCTCCATCACGGTCATAATCTCCGCATGCTGTCCCGTACGACCATCCAAGATCTGTTGATACAACTCCCGTATCGACCTTCGTAAATGTTCC of Ignavibacteriales bacterium contains these proteins:
- a CDS encoding TonB-dependent receptor; this encodes MTLHTKNIVLRTFRITASYTLWGVVLQVLVFNQIIFSQFPEDKKLQDVKIKMSRENISLEQAFQLIEQQTDFKFFYVKEEVPLGEKIKINQQEKSLYQVLQDFAKVFGVAFSRINNQIVVKKADPVQFETYNVSGVVRDGLTHEPLVFTTIVMKGTQQGIATDAKGKFLLNLPQGNDTLRVSYVGYQTEEIPITVNKDIQLSINLFAMDVLLQDVTIYAYQGSDNELANTSALSLQSEKIKTSTSIFPDVLRSVQMLPGVSTNNEFNAKFNVRGGNPDENLVLVNGTQVYDPYHMKEAGNYSIGILNTDMVNKMDLMTGGFPARYGDKMSSVLNVEYREGNKERYTGAASLSLTDVDVLAEGPLNEKGSFIIGARKTYLEYIFKLANQKADVVPTFYDIQGVVDFALNSGHKLLFKFINAGDEFTESPTTKRSGPNRYYSTSDGFTHTEQWDDSTDSHGQYYSTLLALQSVNILSSSTILKTELSMYDERENERSRYNHWHQYLADGRGYFFFYYTHTDQQYNNNLLIRTIELNSTLDQQLSPCYWIKTGLSYQHITYNEDQIFQRTIDQTANFDYNHNNYGNYPDTNFSHQIDNQNDALDNQMNTQSLKFAGYVENVVQLNDHFLLNIGGRFDYFDLNKELTWSPRINLAYQIGGGLTIRGAWGDYYQSPNYRQVAYPVASDTNTQSQKAIHYVLGVDYAVSFDPEERSFLKLKVECFSKKYENLMSAMQTSYGYVYYSRKNDAVGESKGLDMYLMYSVPGFYGWMSYSYLEAMQDIVNDHYGSFPRNTDQRHTLAIVGDLELGSAWNLAMRYTYGSGYPYTPLSAHLNSTGGNWDWISGAPNSERLPSYRCMDIRITKSFGLFGLATSAFLDVSNLLMAKNIITYHYYIENNQSAKDGVNLPPIIPSIGISARF